From Heliomicrobium gestii, one genomic window encodes:
- a CDS encoding FAD-binding oxidoreductase: protein MQFNKVTDNVVAELRALLGDANVLLDEEKIEMYAKDEVSDKLWEKMPEVVVKPANAQQVSEVVKLANRELIPITPRGAGSGLAAGAVPLQGGIVLSLEKMGQILDVDTENLFMVCEPGVTTGDVQKTAKEHGLLYAGDPCSADSSFIGGNVATNAGGNKAVKYGVTSRHIYGLEIVMPDGEIVTFGGKNVKDVTGYDIVHLMVGSEGTLGIVTKVWLKLMPLPKYVADLLIPFADMQTAIKVVPKIMTAGIIPTCLEFMDSLSIKSAEMYLNKKLPYGDAGAYIICEVDGTSETQVQDDYETIGKLALENGALEVFVADNMSTQERIWKARKCYAEAIRMISPVYCMEDIVVPVSNIPKAIEAIERIAAKYECKIPSAGHAGDGNIHCTIMREDRDDHAWHELKHAVLDELYEAVYDLGGNLSGEHGIGAKRAQAMDKHMTDAQRKVLVTIKKALDPNGIMNPGKVLVG, encoded by the coding sequence ATGCAATTCAATAAAGTGACTGATAACGTCGTCGCAGAACTGCGCGCCCTCCTGGGTGACGCCAACGTTCTCCTCGATGAAGAAAAAATCGAAATGTACGCCAAGGACGAAGTCTCCGACAAGCTTTGGGAAAAAATGCCCGAGGTTGTCGTTAAACCGGCAAATGCCCAGCAGGTTTCTGAAGTGGTCAAACTGGCCAACCGAGAACTGATCCCCATTACCCCGCGGGGCGCTGGATCCGGACTGGCTGCCGGCGCTGTTCCCCTGCAGGGCGGCATCGTCCTCTCCCTGGAGAAGATGGGCCAGATCCTTGATGTGGACACGGAAAACCTGTTTATGGTCTGCGAGCCTGGCGTCACCACCGGCGATGTCCAGAAAACGGCGAAAGAACACGGCTTGCTCTACGCCGGCGACCCCTGTTCGGCAGACTCTTCCTTCATCGGCGGCAACGTTGCCACCAACGCCGGTGGCAACAAGGCCGTTAAGTACGGCGTGACTTCCCGCCACATCTACGGTCTGGAAATCGTCATGCCGGACGGTGAGATCGTCACCTTTGGCGGCAAAAACGTCAAAGACGTGACCGGTTATGACATCGTCCATCTGATGGTCGGTTCCGAAGGCACCTTGGGGATCGTCACAAAGGTCTGGCTGAAGCTGATGCCGCTGCCCAAGTATGTGGCTGACCTGCTCATTCCTTTTGCCGACATGCAGACCGCCATTAAGGTCGTTCCCAAGATCATGACCGCCGGCATCATCCCCACCTGCCTCGAGTTCATGGACAGCCTCTCCATCAAATCGGCGGAGATGTACTTGAACAAGAAGCTGCCCTACGGCGACGCTGGCGCCTATATCATCTGTGAAGTCGACGGCACCTCGGAGACACAGGTTCAGGATGACTATGAAACCATTGGCAAATTGGCCTTGGAGAATGGCGCCCTGGAAGTCTTTGTCGCCGACAACATGTCCACACAGGAGCGGATCTGGAAGGCCCGCAAGTGCTATGCCGAAGCCATCCGCATGATCAGCCCCGTCTACTGCATGGAAGACATCGTCGTACCCGTCTCCAACATCCCCAAAGCGATCGAAGCCATCGAGCGCATCGCCGCCAAGTATGAGTGCAAGATCCCCAGCGCCGGCCACGCCGGTGACGGCAACATCCACTGCACGATCATGCGGGAAGATCGGGACGATCACGCCTGGCATGAACTGAAACACGCCGTTCTCGACGAACTGTACGAAGCCGTCTACGACCTCGGCGGCAACCTGTCCGGTGAACACGGCATTGGCGCCAAGCGCGCCCAGGCCATGGACAAGCACATGACCGATGCCCAACGCAAGGTGCTGGTGACCATCAAGAAGGCACTGGACCCTAACGGCATCATGAACCCCGGCAAGGTGCTCGTCGGGTAA
- a CDS encoding 4Fe-4S dicluster domain-containing protein yields MQPKFETTVQLLRHEVLTHVAKLAMEKTLDQHRDLIPYMIVQGKKPRFRCCVYKERAVLKERVILACGNDVRGSSGIIQVMQTACEECPVERFTVTEACRGCIAHPCMEACPVGAISQINRRAIINQEKCIECGRCRQACPYGAITDTQRPCVKACPVKAISHSEDKLATIDQKKCINCGQCAYRCPFGAISDKSSITQVIGTVQAKDQPVYAVVAPAVVAQFPDANLGQIRTALKQIGFFDVVEAALGADMIVPEEAKELETKIQEGSFLTTSCCPAFYDLVDKHFPSLKDKVSSTVSPMIAAARYIKSKDANAVVVFIGPCIAKKAEITRESVVGAVDFTLTFEEMLALFQAADIDPAQCEANLREETSPYSRAFARSGGVTAAVVQSLKEANKTLEVRPAKCNGAEECIKALRLAKVGKLPENFIEGMVCVNGCIGGPAALNHSAKAKAMIDQFSAEAQVKTIGEALEPLDDGVVDLHSHPAPA; encoded by the coding sequence ATGCAACCCAAATTTGAAACAACCGTACAACTGCTGCGGCATGAGGTGCTGACCCATGTAGCCAAACTGGCCATGGAGAAAACACTTGATCAACACAGGGACCTCATTCCCTATATGATCGTGCAAGGCAAAAAGCCCCGTTTTCGCTGTTGTGTCTATAAGGAACGGGCCGTCCTTAAAGAACGGGTGATTCTAGCTTGCGGCAATGATGTGCGCGGCTCTTCCGGCATCATTCAGGTCATGCAAACGGCCTGTGAGGAATGTCCCGTCGAACGGTTCACCGTTACAGAAGCCTGCCGGGGCTGTATCGCCCATCCCTGCATGGAGGCTTGTCCCGTCGGCGCGATCAGCCAAATCAACCGCCGGGCTATCATCAACCAGGAAAAATGCATCGAATGCGGTCGCTGCCGCCAGGCTTGCCCCTATGGCGCGATCACCGATACGCAGCGCCCCTGTGTCAAAGCCTGCCCGGTGAAAGCCATCTCCCACAGCGAGGACAAACTGGCGACTATCGATCAGAAAAAATGCATCAACTGCGGTCAATGCGCCTACCGGTGCCCCTTCGGCGCCATCTCGGACAAGTCCTCCATCACCCAGGTCATCGGCACCGTGCAGGCCAAGGATCAGCCGGTCTATGCCGTTGTAGCCCCTGCCGTGGTGGCTCAGTTTCCGGACGCCAATCTGGGCCAGATCCGGACCGCCTTGAAGCAGATCGGCTTTTTTGATGTGGTGGAGGCGGCCCTCGGCGCTGACATGATCGTGCCGGAGGAGGCAAAAGAACTGGAGACAAAAATCCAGGAAGGCTCCTTCCTCACCACCTCCTGCTGTCCCGCCTTCTATGACTTGGTGGACAAGCACTTCCCCAGCCTGAAGGATAAGGTGTCCTCTACCGTCTCCCCCATGATCGCCGCTGCCCGCTATATCAAATCCAAGGATGCCAATGCCGTTGTCGTCTTTATCGGCCCCTGCATTGCCAAAAAAGCGGAGATCACCCGTGAATCCGTCGTTGGCGCCGTCGACTTCACCCTTACCTTTGAGGAGATGCTCGCCCTTTTCCAAGCCGCTGATATCGATCCGGCTCAATGTGAAGCCAACCTCCGCGAAGAGACCTCTCCCTACAGCCGCGCCTTTGCCCGCTCCGGCGGCGTAACGGCCGCCGTTGTCCAATCTTTAAAAGAGGCAAACAAGACCCTCGAAGTGCGTCCCGCGAAGTGCAACGGCGCCGAGGAGTGTATCAAAGCGCTTCGCCTGGCCAAAGTGGGCAAACTGCCGGAAAACTTCATCGAAGGCATGGTCTGTGTCAACGGATGTATCGGCGGGCCGGCTGCCTTGAACCACAGCGCCAAGGCCAAGGCTATGATCGATCAATTCAGCGCCGAGGCGCAGGTCAAGACGATCGGGGAAGCGCTGGAACCGCTTGACGACGGTGTGGTCGACCTACACAGCCACCCCGCTCCTGCTTGA
- a CDS encoding STAS domain-containing protein: protein MIHEIHSSNNQVSVTLAGSILVTDAAELREKLLKYADKPGVLFHIDMQRVEFIDSSGLGVLVTVLKRSRQNNGDVVIKGIHGVVKEVFELTRLNRVFHIE from the coding sequence ATGATTCACGAAATCCACTCGTCGAATAATCAGGTTTCCGTGACGCTGGCAGGAAGTATTCTCGTGACCGACGCTGCGGAACTGCGAGAAAAGCTGCTGAAATATGCAGATAAGCCCGGCGTTCTCTTTCATATCGACATGCAGCGCGTGGAATTTATCGACAGTTCCGGACTTGGTGTACTCGTTACTGTTTTGAAACGGAGCCGGCAAAACAACGGCGATGTCGTTATCAAAGGGATTCACGGCGTTGTCAAAGAAGTCTTTGAACTGACGCGCCTCAATCGGGTCTTTCACATCGAGTAG